From Haloarcula hispanica ATCC 33960, the proteins below share one genomic window:
- a CDS encoding CinA family protein, with amino-acid sequence MTDDTADPVEKRVGKRLREADATVATAESCTGGLVGSKITDIPGSSDYFDRSLVTYSYEAKRELLAVSRESLDAHGAVSEPVAVEMAQGARDTARTDWGVATTGVAGPSGGSSETPVGTVYIAVAEAAPWGTNESGVTVSRYEFDGTRREVKAAIATQALRDLETALQE; translated from the coding sequence AGAAGCTGATGCCACAGTCGCTACCGCGGAGTCCTGTACCGGCGGCCTTGTCGGGTCGAAAATAACGGACATACCCGGTTCGAGCGACTACTTCGACCGCTCGCTGGTTACCTACTCCTACGAGGCCAAGCGAGAGCTGCTCGCCGTCTCGCGGGAATCGCTGGACGCCCACGGCGCAGTCTCAGAACCGGTCGCTGTCGAAATGGCTCAGGGCGCTCGTGATACCGCCAGGACAGACTGGGGCGTCGCCACGACTGGCGTGGCCGGGCCGAGCGGCGGCTCGTCGGAAACGCCCGTCGGGACGGTGTACATCGCCGTCGCCGAGGCCGCCCCGTGGGGGACCAACGAGTCCGGCGTGACAGTGTCCCGCTACGAGTTCGATGGCACCCGTCGCGAGGTCAAAGCGGCCATCGCGACACAGGCGCTCCGGGACCTGGAAACCGCCCTACAGGAGTAG
- the ftsZ gene encoding cell division protein FtsZ, translating into MDSIIDDAIDEAEQDGEDAAGGTVDETTSTPSQDMSTSGTMSDEELASVVKDLETKITVVGCGGAGGNTVTRMMEEGIHGAKLVAANTDAQHLADEVAADTKILIGRKRTGGRGAGSVPKIGEEAAQEDIEDIQQSIDGSDMVFVTAGLGGGTGTGAAPVVAQAAQEAGALTISIVTIPFTAEGERRRANADAGLERLRSVSDTVIVVPNDRLLDYAPSMPLQDAFKICDRVLMRSVKGMTELITKPGLVNVDFADVRTIMENGGVAMIGLGESDSENKAQDSIRSALRSPLLDVEFDGANSALVNVVGGPDMSIEEAEGVVEEIYDRIDPDARIIWGASVNNEFEGKMETMIVVTGVESPQIYGQSEAEQEKAAQQLGEDIDYVD; encoded by the coding sequence ATGGATTCGATAATTGACGACGCTATCGACGAGGCAGAACAAGACGGGGAGGACGCGGCTGGCGGAACTGTCGACGAAACGACATCGACGCCGTCTCAAGACATGTCCACGTCCGGGACGATGTCCGACGAGGAACTGGCAAGCGTCGTCAAGGACCTGGAAACGAAGATCACGGTCGTCGGCTGTGGCGGTGCTGGCGGGAACACGGTCACCCGGATGATGGAGGAGGGCATCCACGGGGCCAAACTCGTCGCCGCAAACACCGACGCACAGCACCTCGCCGACGAGGTGGCCGCCGACACCAAGATTCTCATCGGCCGCAAGCGCACCGGCGGCCGCGGCGCGGGTTCGGTCCCGAAAATCGGCGAGGAGGCCGCCCAGGAGGACATCGAGGACATCCAGCAGTCTATCGACGGCTCAGACATGGTGTTCGTCACCGCAGGTCTCGGCGGCGGCACCGGCACCGGCGCGGCCCCGGTCGTCGCACAGGCCGCGCAGGAAGCCGGCGCACTCACCATTTCTATCGTCACGATTCCGTTTACCGCGGAGGGTGAACGCCGCCGTGCCAACGCCGACGCTGGCCTCGAACGACTCCGTTCGGTCTCCGATACGGTCATCGTCGTGCCGAACGACCGCCTGCTGGACTATGCGCCGTCGATGCCGCTGCAGGACGCGTTCAAGATTTGCGACCGTGTGCTGATGCGCTCGGTCAAGGGCATGACCGAACTGATCACCAAGCCCGGCCTCGTCAACGTGGACTTCGCCGACGTTCGGACCATCATGGAGAACGGCGGTGTCGCGATGATCGGCCTCGGCGAGTCCGACTCCGAGAACAAGGCCCAAGACTCCATCCGCTCGGCGCTCCGCTCGCCGCTACTTGACGTGGAGTTCGACGGTGCGAACTCCGCGCTCGTCAACGTCGTCGGCGGCCCCGACATGAGCATCGAGGAAGCCGAGGGCGTCGTCGAGGAGATCTACGACCGCATCGATCCCGACGCTCGCATCATCTGGGGCGCGTCGGTCAACAACGAGTTCGAGGGCAAGATGGAGACGATGATCGTCGTCACCGGCGTCGAGAGCCCACAGATCTACGGCCAGAGCGAGGCCGAACAGGAGAAGGCCGCCCAGCAACTCGGTGAAGACATCGACTACGTCGACTGA
- a CDS encoding DUF7565 family protein, with amino-acid sequence MPRWECDIEGDDRQFDRVEELIIHQSVEHDRIECKVCGAVVPDGYFAIKHAFDEHSRAEYVRAYDASAAEVRRREQIKESVEAAANMSEVIDRLEGGEA; translated from the coding sequence ATGCCACGCTGGGAGTGCGACATCGAAGGGGACGACAGACAGTTCGACCGCGTCGAGGAGCTTATCATCCACCAGTCGGTTGAGCATGACCGCATCGAGTGCAAGGTCTGCGGTGCCGTCGTCCCCGACGGCTACTTCGCTATCAAGCACGCCTTCGACGAACACTCCCGCGCGGAGTACGTTCGCGCCTACGACGCCTCCGCCGCCGAGGTCCGTCGTCGTGAACAGATAAAAGAATCCGTTGAGGCCGCCGCCAACATGAGCGAGGTCATCGACCGATTGGAAGGCGGCGAAGCGTAG
- a CDS encoding protein translocase SEC61 complex subunit gamma, with amino-acid sequence MDVPYDLTSYIRVLKLASTPSWEEFSQIAKIAGAGIALVGLLGFIIFAVMTFIPGSKPV; translated from the coding sequence ATGGACGTTCCATACGATCTCACCTCCTACATCCGCGTACTCAAACTGGCGAGTACGCCGTCGTGGGAGGAGTTCTCCCAGATCGCGAAAATCGCCGGCGCGGGCATCGCGCTGGTCGGACTGCTCGGGTTCATCATCTTCGCCGTGATGACCTTCATCCCTGGCAGCAAGCCGGTGTAA
- a CDS encoding PHP-associated domain-containing protein, whose protein sequence is MQPEGYAVDLHVKVLDDGVVERAKARGLDALVYAPHFTRLPEIRRQAEAFSDEELTVFPAREIFTGTWQQRRHVLGIGLEEPIPDFITFDGAMRELDRQDAAVLVPHPGFLNVSLGLDDIEAYDDSIDALEVYNPKQLSHHRDRAQSFTSETGHEPFVSSYAHVRGTVGEAYVTFTEAFEDVAALSAALKDDVERSLFHRDGISHDIRRAVEWAHLGLENTWGKFDRLMLQGTEPTHPDHVAYSGRFDDVKVY, encoded by the coding sequence GTGCAACCCGAGGGGTACGCCGTTGATCTCCACGTGAAAGTGCTCGACGACGGGGTCGTCGAGCGTGCGAAGGCACGTGGTCTCGACGCGCTGGTGTACGCACCGCATTTCACGCGGCTGCCGGAGATACGGCGGCAAGCAGAGGCGTTTTCCGACGAAGAGCTGACTGTGTTTCCAGCCAGAGAGATATTTACTGGCACCTGGCAACAGCGCCGGCACGTACTGGGTATTGGACTCGAAGAGCCGATCCCGGATTTCATTACCTTCGACGGCGCGATGCGAGAGCTGGACCGTCAGGACGCAGCCGTGCTCGTCCCCCATCCCGGATTTCTCAATGTGAGCCTCGGACTCGACGACATCGAAGCGTACGACGACAGCATCGACGCGCTGGAAGTGTACAACCCCAAGCAGTTGTCCCACCACCGAGACCGCGCGCAGTCGTTCACGTCGGAGACCGGCCACGAGCCGTTCGTCTCGTCGTATGCCCACGTCCGTGGTACCGTCGGCGAGGCGTACGTGACCTTTACCGAGGCGTTCGAGGACGTGGCGGCGCTCAGTGCGGCGCTGAAAGACGACGTGGAGCGGTCGCTGTTCCATCGCGACGGCATCTCACACGACATCCGCCGGGCAGTCGAGTGGGCGCATCTGGGGCTGGAAAACACCTGGGGAAAGTTCGACCGGCTGATGCTGCAGGGGACCGAGCCGACTCATCCGGACCACGTCGCGTACAGCGGTCGGTTCGACGACGTGAAAGTGTACTAA
- a CDS encoding methyl-accepting chemotaxis protein, with protein sequence MSSLPSRLVQATERALPDVIRRRYAAKFGVLLLGVVVLLALGGAAINLETGALVESQTEDQIRGVAESQSSSVSTWVSNKQSTASFLAASIGDRSESTSDREHQRWLEQKLIGLPGDVRALHYVDAADGTVTASTDDELNGVALSNVDDPWTDASGAVVSSGPTGTSEAYKSSNESVIAFVQPVSGSDEYVVLTASLEARSHEFTSPFATGDVKVVGSNGQIILDNRKSSILEEYAATGDATDTSVEAALNGETGYKSVSARTGMEDGQYVMAYTPVTGTEWALLYHVPQDRAFALQSAVSENIALLLALAVGALFVVGVTIGRGTANALSRVAESAEDIAAGEINSTLPETTRVDEMGQLYDSFASMQAYLTTAANQADALADKRFDDPALDESIPGEFGAALEEMGEDIQTLITDVEAARDEAEAAKEDAEAMASALEAKAAEFSDVMDKSAAGDLTQRMATDSDYDAMVDIAESFNEMITELERTVNRIEGFAGTVDSSTETISASAQEVRSASESVSESVQQIAEGADEQNRNIQQVSDEMTDLSATVEEITSSTDEVASKSQQAVNDGESGREYAEQAAAEIEALERKSTEAIEQVESLAEEMERIGEVTTLIDEIAEQTNMLALNANIEAARAGEAGEGFAVVAREIKTLAEETQEATTDIESMIDDIRSRTDTTVEDMQEMGESVDTGKKTVENATDSLTSIVQQVNEANDGVQAISDATDEQAASMEEVVSMAEEVGSISEETSAEAENVAASAEEQTASITEVTEKIQSLSSQATDLKDLIDQFETGDAGDGSDLGTHGSDGTALTDD encoded by the coding sequence ATGAGTTCGCTCCCGAGCCGGCTGGTTCAGGCAACGGAGCGTGCGCTCCCTGACGTCATTCGGCGTCGGTACGCGGCGAAGTTCGGCGTCCTGTTGCTCGGCGTGGTCGTCTTGCTCGCACTCGGTGGGGCAGCCATCAACCTCGAAACGGGGGCGCTAGTTGAGTCACAGACAGAGGATCAAATCCGCGGTGTCGCGGAGTCCCAATCGAGTTCCGTCTCAACTTGGGTCTCGAACAAGCAGTCGACGGCGTCGTTTCTCGCGGCGTCTATCGGTGATCGGTCCGAGTCCACCTCTGACAGAGAACACCAGCGGTGGCTCGAACAGAAGCTCATTGGGTTACCGGGAGACGTCCGGGCGCTTCATTACGTCGACGCCGCTGACGGTACAGTCACCGCCAGCACCGACGACGAACTGAACGGCGTCGCACTGAGCAACGTCGACGATCCGTGGACCGACGCGAGTGGTGCAGTCGTCTCGTCGGGTCCGACGGGCACGTCCGAAGCGTACAAGAGCAGTAACGAATCGGTTATTGCGTTCGTCCAGCCTGTCTCCGGCAGCGACGAATACGTCGTGCTGACGGCGTCGCTCGAAGCGCGCTCCCACGAGTTCACGTCACCGTTTGCGACCGGCGACGTGAAGGTCGTCGGGTCGAACGGACAGATCATTCTCGACAACCGGAAGAGTTCGATTCTCGAAGAGTACGCAGCGACCGGGGACGCGACCGACACGAGCGTCGAAGCGGCACTGAACGGCGAAACCGGCTACAAGTCCGTCTCCGCCAGAACGGGCATGGAAGACGGGCAGTACGTGATGGCGTACACGCCGGTCACCGGCACTGAGTGGGCGTTGCTGTATCACGTCCCGCAGGACCGCGCGTTCGCCCTGCAGTCGGCTGTCTCCGAGAACATCGCGCTCCTCCTGGCGCTTGCCGTGGGGGCACTGTTCGTCGTCGGCGTGACAATCGGGCGCGGAACCGCGAACGCGCTCTCCCGCGTGGCCGAAAGCGCCGAGGACATCGCCGCCGGTGAGATCAACAGCACCCTCCCCGAGACCACGCGCGTCGACGAGATGGGGCAACTGTACGACTCATTCGCGTCGATGCAGGCGTACCTGACGACCGCTGCGAATCAGGCCGACGCGCTCGCTGACAAGCGGTTCGACGACCCGGCGCTCGACGAGAGCATCCCCGGTGAGTTCGGCGCGGCGCTGGAGGAGATGGGCGAGGACATCCAGACGTTGATTACCGACGTCGAAGCCGCCAGAGACGAGGCGGAGGCGGCGAAGGAAGACGCCGAGGCGATGGCGTCCGCCCTCGAAGCGAAGGCGGCCGAGTTCAGCGACGTGATGGACAAGTCGGCGGCCGGGGACCTCACCCAGCGGATGGCCACCGACAGCGACTACGACGCGATGGTCGACATCGCAGAGAGCTTCAACGAGATGATCACGGAGCTCGAACGGACGGTCAACCGCATCGAAGGGTTCGCCGGAACCGTCGACAGTTCGACGGAAACGATCTCCGCGAGCGCACAGGAAGTGCGGTCGGCTAGCGAGTCGGTGAGCGAGTCGGTGCAACAGATCGCCGAAGGCGCTGACGAGCAAAACCGGAACATCCAGCAGGTGAGCGACGAGATGACCGACCTGTCGGCGACTGTCGAGGAAATCACCTCGTCGACCGACGAAGTCGCGTCGAAGTCCCAGCAGGCCGTCAACGACGGCGAGTCCGGCCGCGAATACGCCGAGCAGGCCGCCGCCGAAATCGAGGCGCTCGAACGGAAGTCCACCGAAGCTATCGAACAGGTGGAGTCCCTCGCAGAGGAGATGGAGCGCATTGGCGAAGTCACGACGCTCATCGACGAAATCGCGGAGCAGACGAACATGCTCGCGCTCAACGCGAACATCGAAGCCGCTCGGGCCGGTGAGGCGGGCGAAGGGTTCGCCGTCGTGGCCCGCGAGATCAAGACGCTCGCCGAGGAAACCCAGGAAGCGACGACCGATATCGAGTCGATGATCGACGACATTCGGTCCCGGACCGACACCACTGTCGAGGACATGCAGGAGATGGGTGAGAGCGTCGACACCGGGAAGAAAACGGTCGAAAACGCGACCGACTCGCTGACCAGTATCGTCCAGCAGGTCAACGAGGCAAACGACGGCGTGCAGGCTATCAGCGACGCGACCGACGAGCAGGCGGCCTCGATGGAAGAGGTCGTCTCGATGGCCGAGGAAGTCGGCTCGATCAGCGAGGAGACATCCGCAGAGGCCGAGAACGTCGCCGCGTCCGCCGAGGAACAGACGGCGTCGATCACGGAGGTCACCGAGAAGATACAGTCGCTCTCCAGTCAGGCGACCGACCTCAAGGACCTCATCGACCAGTTCGAAACCGGCGATGCCGGTGACGGTAGCGACCTTGGGACACACGGATCGGACGGGACTGCGTTGACCGACGACTAA
- a CDS encoding metal-dependent hydrolase, giving the protein MNKRGHVLNAVLLSIGLGYVLDPSGDVTTFATITEVFLPVVLGALFPDVDTAFGKHRKTLHNIPVLVIFLAHPLYHGGNLQWVWLGVLTHYVLDYFGSRRGIALFYPISDKEYGSPTGVTTSSEYAEVVTVAITIFELAAVGLLIHVLPQYLPPSVRTFVVENSAFLV; this is encoded by the coding sequence ATGAACAAACGTGGGCACGTCCTGAACGCCGTCCTCCTGAGCATCGGACTGGGATACGTCCTTGACCCCTCGGGCGACGTGACGACATTCGCGACAATCACGGAAGTGTTCCTTCCCGTCGTTCTGGGCGCACTGTTCCCCGATGTCGACACCGCCTTCGGCAAGCACCGCAAGACGCTGCACAACATCCCTGTCCTCGTGATCTTCCTGGCCCATCCGCTGTATCACGGCGGCAATCTCCAGTGGGTGTGGCTCGGCGTCCTCACCCACTACGTGCTGGACTACTTCGGTTCCCGCCGAGGCATCGCACTGTTTTACCCCATCTCGGACAAAGAGTACGGGTCACCGACGGGTGTGACGACTTCCAGTGAGTATGCGGAGGTTGTCACCGTCGCGATTACCATCTTCGAACTGGCCGCGGTCGGGCTGTTGATACATGTGCTCCCACAGTACCTGCCGCCGTCGGTCCGTACCTTCGTCGTCGAGAACAGCGCGTTTCTGGTTTAG
- a CDS encoding ABC transporter substrate-binding protein, which translates to MYSDSRRNVLKKCLAVGSLGLSSGCLGSLSGGGDTVQFGALLPLSGALAPLGQHGKRMVEQAASDVNAAGGIGGNDVEVTILDTEANAETAVEQYGALVDRGVIGFVGGLVSDASLALAPEAASDEIMEVSPASTAPQLSTAGRANGRKYFGRTVPSDGTQAVVMAKAVDDPLYIDADSVALLSIDNSFGAGLADAQREALNADIVADIRYDPSSGSFDDTLADVFQNDPDAVSFTSVSGQERGILDAYNQSEYDVPWVLSAGMFGGDLPSYYDGFYSASLSSARTQAYFELVRRLSDIDQPRAYSVNAYDALFLMACAAEQAGEASGPAIAETIQSVSGGSGHTVSVGDFGRVRSLTEAGRAVNYQGASGSVDLTADLEPLSSYLIERVTNGSVESLELLQPQFFKSGGSR; encoded by the coding sequence ATGTACTCAGATTCGAGGCGTAATGTTCTCAAAAAGTGTCTGGCCGTTGGGAGCTTGGGACTCTCATCCGGTTGTCTCGGCTCTCTGAGCGGAGGCGGTGACACTGTTCAGTTCGGTGCACTCCTTCCACTCAGTGGTGCGCTCGCCCCACTCGGACAACACGGCAAGCGCATGGTCGAGCAGGCGGCAAGCGACGTCAACGCCGCCGGTGGTATCGGCGGTAACGACGTCGAAGTGACCATTCTCGATACCGAGGCGAACGCCGAAACCGCGGTAGAGCAGTACGGAGCACTCGTCGACCGTGGTGTCATCGGCTTCGTCGGCGGCCTCGTCAGTGACGCGTCGCTCGCGCTCGCTCCGGAGGCAGCCAGCGACGAAATTATGGAGGTCAGCCCCGCCAGTACTGCCCCGCAGCTATCGACTGCCGGCCGGGCCAACGGCCGGAAATACTTCGGCCGAACAGTGCCGAGCGACGGGACGCAGGCAGTGGTGATGGCGAAGGCCGTCGACGACCCGCTGTACATCGATGCGGACTCCGTCGCGTTACTGAGCATCGACAACTCCTTCGGTGCCGGACTGGCGGACGCACAGCGTGAGGCACTGAACGCCGATATCGTCGCCGATATCCGATATGACCCGTCGTCGGGATCGTTCGACGACACGCTCGCAGACGTGTTCCAGAACGACCCTGATGCCGTCAGCTTCACCAGCGTCTCCGGCCAGGAGCGCGGTATCCTTGATGCGTACAACCAGTCGGAGTACGACGTTCCATGGGTGCTGTCTGCGGGGATGTTCGGCGGTGACCTCCCGTCGTACTACGACGGGTTCTACAGCGCGTCGCTGTCCTCTGCACGGACGCAAGCGTACTTCGAACTCGTCCGCCGGCTCTCGGATATCGACCAGCCCAGAGCGTACTCGGTCAATGCGTACGACGCGCTGTTTTTGATGGCGTGTGCCGCTGAACAGGCCGGTGAAGCCAGCGGTCCGGCAATCGCCGAGACCATTCAGTCGGTTTCCGGCGGGTCTGGACACACTGTCTCTGTCGGCGACTTCGGTCGTGTTCGGTCACTCACTGAAGCAGGCCGGGCAGTGAATTACCAGGGTGCGTCCGGAAGCGTCGACCTGACGGCTGACCTCGAACCGCTGAGTTCGTACCTGATCGAGCGGGTCACTAACGGGTCAGTCGAGTCGCTGGAGCTATTGCAACCACAGTTCTTCAAATCGGGAGGGTCCCGATGA
- a CDS encoding transcription elongation factor Spt5: protein MGIYAVKTTASQERTVADMIISREEDEIHAALAPDSLTSYVMVEADDHNVFDRILDEIPHANGVVQGESSMAEVEHFLSPKPDVEGIAEGDIVELIAGPFKGEKAQVQRIDEGKDQVTVELYEATVPIPVTVRGDQIRVLDSEER from the coding sequence ATGGGAATCTACGCAGTCAAAACCACGGCCAGCCAGGAACGCACCGTCGCAGACATGATCATCTCCCGCGAGGAAGACGAGATCCACGCCGCGCTCGCGCCGGACTCGCTCACGAGCTACGTGATGGTCGAAGCGGACGATCACAACGTCTTCGACCGCATCCTCGACGAGATCCCCCACGCCAACGGCGTCGTGCAGGGGGAGTCCTCGATGGCGGAAGTCGAGCACTTCCTCTCGCCGAAACCGGACGTGGAAGGCATCGCGGAGGGCGACATCGTCGAACTCATCGCCGGCCCGTTCAAGGGCGAGAAGGCGCAGGTCCAGCGCATCGACGAGGGCAAGGACCAGGTCACCGTCGAACTGTACGAGGCGACGGTCCCGATTCCGGTTACCGTGCGTGGTGACCAGATTCGAGTGCTGGACTCCGAAGAGCGGTAG
- a CDS encoding sodium:calcium antiporter produces the protein MQVAVALALTVGWIYLFISGIEVGNVTTVAVSGLAVLGASFLLAWGAETAEKDVPRAFAIAVLAILAVAPEYAVDALYAWNAGAGGATTEACRQFTAAEIESASGGLARACHDANLAIANMTGANRILIGIGWAGIAVFTVWRAAKTRDPAVTKRDGFLKDAVQLDTDIATEISFLFLATLWAFLVPLGGGIGIFDTLFLVGLYVAYIGLVLKSDIEHSEHTVGVPKYFQEWSLPWRPLVVLALFGYSGAMIFTAVEPFAHGLEEIGVANGIPEFFMIQWVAPLASESPELIVVAVLVNKARSTAGFNALISSKLNQWTLLIGTIAVVYSIALGGYGVLPFDARQGAEIWITAAQSFFALAILVNFEISIREAIGLFALFISQVVLEFAIIRDLLALPISSHDLLLAYTGLYVLLGVGLFVQRREALKHLLGLAGDAVRSAVGREPVHLENAD, from the coding sequence ATGCAAGTCGCAGTCGCGCTGGCCCTGACTGTCGGCTGGATTTACCTATTTATCTCCGGCATTGAGGTCGGGAACGTGACCACCGTCGCGGTCAGTGGGCTCGCCGTCCTCGGGGCGTCGTTCCTCTTGGCCTGGGGCGCTGAAACCGCCGAGAAAGACGTACCGAGGGCGTTCGCTATCGCCGTCCTCGCCATTCTCGCCGTGGCTCCCGAGTACGCCGTTGACGCGCTGTACGCCTGGAACGCCGGGGCTGGTGGGGCGACGACGGAGGCCTGTCGCCAGTTCACGGCGGCAGAAATCGAGTCCGCAAGCGGGGGGCTCGCTCGCGCCTGTCACGACGCGAACCTCGCGATTGCGAACATGACCGGCGCGAACCGCATCCTCATCGGTATCGGCTGGGCGGGTATCGCCGTGTTCACCGTCTGGCGCGCCGCAAAGACACGGGACCCCGCAGTCACGAAACGCGACGGCTTCCTGAAAGACGCCGTCCAGCTGGACACCGACATCGCAACCGAGATCTCCTTCCTCTTTCTGGCGACGCTGTGGGCGTTTCTTGTCCCTCTCGGCGGCGGTATCGGTATCTTCGATACGCTGTTTCTGGTGGGCCTCTACGTCGCGTACATCGGCCTCGTGCTCAAGTCCGATATCGAACACAGCGAGCACACCGTCGGCGTCCCAAAGTACTTCCAGGAGTGGTCGCTGCCGTGGCGGCCACTCGTCGTCTTGGCGTTGTTTGGCTACTCCGGCGCAATGATTTTCACCGCGGTTGAGCCGTTCGCCCACGGTCTCGAAGAGATCGGTGTCGCGAACGGGATTCCCGAGTTCTTCATGATCCAGTGGGTCGCCCCGCTGGCCAGTGAGTCACCTGAGCTCATTGTCGTCGCCGTGCTGGTCAACAAGGCCCGCTCGACGGCGGGGTTCAACGCCCTCATTTCCTCGAAACTCAATCAGTGGACGCTGCTCATCGGGACCATCGCAGTGGTGTACTCCATCGCACTCGGCGGGTACGGCGTCCTGCCGTTCGACGCCAGACAGGGCGCGGAGATCTGGATTACAGCGGCCCAGTCCTTCTTTGCGCTCGCCATTCTGGTCAACTTCGAGATCAGTATCCGGGAAGCAATCGGGCTGTTCGCGCTGTTCATCTCGCAGGTGGTTCTGGAGTTCGCCATCATCAGGGACCTTCTCGCTCTGCCGATATCGAGTCACGACCTTCTGCTGGCGTATACAGGGCTGTACGTCCTCCTCGGGGTCGGACTGTTCGTCCAGCGCCGCGAAGCGCTGAAACACCTGCTTGGGCTGGCCGGTGACGCCGTCCGGTCCGCGGTGGGTCGTGAACCGGTCCATCTGGAGAACGCCGATTGA
- a CDS encoding D-aminoacyl-tRNA deacylase codes for MLGIVVSHADAASMHIGEHLRSLRDWETSIDETRPDDEGGGTVYQIDSVELREFEALHLDIENVAAAFDDPDLLVFASKHAGETDELLTAHHTGNFGVAEYGGEDGQFARACPGAHKAVVSALQRHAPPDYEVGMECTHHGPTAVGVPSMFVEVGSAEPQWEDPDAAEAAARAILDLADEPADRPRENGTRRHLLGVGGGHYAPRFERVVRETDWAVGHIAANWSLDALAEWAVSDAERDTVLDRAFRASAADYALMEGDRPDLTAAIESLGYRVVSETFVRETTGVDLGLVETLEDAVRPVDDGLRFGELASGYDGEWTVIDLPNELISDVRGVDSEALRETIERQSIAYATEQNGTVLTGPIVCPAATEIEAVVEPLVEILERRFDSVDWTADELVARETAFDPDLARTAGIPEGPKFGKLASGQSVEIDGEEIDPERFQRERIRRYTL; via the coding sequence ATGCTCGGAATCGTTGTCTCACACGCCGACGCGGCATCGATGCACATCGGAGAGCACCTGCGCTCATTGCGGGACTGGGAAACGAGCATCGACGAAACGCGGCCCGACGACGAAGGCGGCGGTACGGTGTACCAGATTGACAGCGTGGAACTCCGCGAGTTCGAGGCGTTACATCTGGACATCGAAAACGTCGCGGCAGCGTTCGACGACCCGGACCTGCTGGTGTTCGCCTCAAAACACGCCGGCGAGACGGACGAGCTCCTGACAGCCCACCACACCGGAAACTTCGGTGTCGCGGAGTACGGCGGCGAAGACGGGCAGTTCGCCCGCGCCTGTCCCGGGGCTCACAAGGCCGTGGTGTCGGCACTCCAGCGCCACGCTCCGCCGGACTACGAAGTCGGGATGGAGTGTACGCACCACGGCCCGACAGCAGTCGGTGTCCCGTCGATGTTTGTCGAGGTCGGCAGTGCGGAGCCACAGTGGGAGGACCCCGACGCCGCCGAGGCCGCTGCCAGAGCGATACTGGACCTCGCCGACGAACCGGCTGACAGGCCGCGTGAGAACGGGACGCGCCGCCACCTCCTCGGGGTCGGCGGCGGCCACTACGCCCCGCGGTTCGAGCGAGTTGTTCGTGAGACGGACTGGGCGGTCGGCCACATCGCCGCCAACTGGTCGTTGGACGCGCTGGCGGAGTGGGCCGTCAGCGACGCGGAGCGCGACACAGTGCTCGACCGCGCCTTCCGTGCCAGCGCGGCCGACTACGCTCTCATGGAGGGCGACCGGCCGGACCTCACGGCCGCCATCGAGTCGCTGGGCTACCGCGTCGTCAGTGAGACGTTCGTTCGGGAGACGACCGGTGTCGACCTGGGCCTCGTCGAGACGCTGGAAGACGCTGTCCGGCCGGTCGACGATGGTCTCAGGTTCGGAGAGCTTGCGTCCGGGTACGACGGGGAATGGACCGTAATCGACCTCCCGAACGAGCTTATTTCCGACGTGCGCGGCGTCGATAGCGAGGCACTGCGTGAGACTATCGAACGCCAGTCCATCGCGTACGCGACCGAGCAAAACGGGACTGTCCTCACCGGACCGATTGTCTGTCCGGCGGCGACAGAAATAGAAGCGGTCGTCGAACCGCTGGTCGAAATCCTCGAACGGCGCTTCGACAGCGTCGACTGGACCGCGGACGAACTGGTCGCCCGGGAGACGGCGTTCGACCCGGACCTCGCACGAACGGCCGGTATCCCCGAAGGGCCCAAGTTCGGGAAACTCGCCTCGGGCCAATCCGTCGAAATCGACGGCGAAGAGATTGACCCGGAGCGGTTCCAGCGCGAGCGTATACGTCGATATACGCTGTGA